The sequence CCAGGCGTGGGTTGGAAACGGCAAGAGTCGACGTCCGGTACTTGCTAGAGTACATCGAATGCTTGCCATAGGCAAGTATTATGACGCCCGCGCCATTCCCCGGCCGCATGCCCCCTGCGGAAAAGCACGGGGGGCCCGTTAGACTCCCGCCATGCCGCTTCCTCTTGCCGCCGAGTATCCGTCCCTCGTCATTCGCCGCGAGGCGTTTGAGCGCACTGGCCTGAACCGGACCGCGTTCGATGAACGCCTTGGGCTGACGGATGAGGAGTTCCGCGTCGAAGGGGCCCTGATTGTCATCGGACCTATCCATGAAACCGATGCCCTGCCCCAGGTCATAGAGGAACTGGAGCGGGCGGGGCTCACCTACTTCGACGACTTCTTCGACCTTTCGGGGAACTGGCCGGCCTGGCTGCGGCTCTTCGCCATGGGTTCATAGGTCACCGGATCGACGTCGGTTGTCAGCGGCCCGCGTCGCAACAACCCTACCCATCCGCAGCGCAAGCACCAGCTCTTGCGGAACCACGGCAGCCAGTGGTCGTGTAGGCGCGAGGCCACGCGCACCGTGGGCGCGTCACAGTCGATGCACCGATCTCCCTGGGGCAGCAACACCAGGAACACGAAGGTGGCCGCAATGACGCGAAGGACGAAGAGTCCCCCAATGACCGCGACGAATATGGTGGCTTCGGTCATGGGTCAGTGGGTAGACGGCAGACGGCAGACGGCAGGAAGCCGCGTGTAGCGTGCCTTGTAGCTTACCGCGTCTCCAGCACCATGGACAGGTCGTTGTTCAGCTGTGACACGCCGAACTCGATGGCGCGTCGCTCGCAATAAGACGATGTCCGCCACGGTACCGCGCCCTCCACGAAGCCGACGTGTCCTCCGACATCAACGAACTCCGTGACCAGCGCCGAATTCCGTCGGGCAATTCCCTCGACGTCGTATAGCAGGTCCGGGGGATGAAATGGATCGTCGTGCGACGACAACAGGAGCGTCGGGACGCGAACGCCTCCCAGGAAGTTGATGGCGCTGCTCTGACGGTAGTAATCGGCGGCGTCGGCGAAGCCATGCACCACGCTCGTGTAGGCATCGTCAAACGACCACATCGAGTTGGAACGGCGGATCGCCTCCGGATCTGCCAGGCCCGGGAACTGCGCGACCTTGGCGAGGGCCTTTGGACGGAGCGTCTTGAGAAACCAGTTGGTGTAAAACGACGCGTGGGTGTCGAGGTGCTGGCAGGATCGTGCCAGGTCAAACGGCACGCTAATGGCCGTGGCGGCGGTGATAACCCCTTCGAGCGCCTCGCCCTGTTCGCCGAGGTACTTGAGGAGCACGTTCCCGCCCAGCGAGACGCCGGCCACGATGAGCGGCGCGTCGGGCCGCTCGTTCTTCAATCGCTCGACAACCATCGCCACGTCCGTGGTCTCGCCGCTGTGGTAGGAGCGTGCCTGGCGATTGGGTTCGCCGCTGCATCCGCGGAAGTACAGGAGATTGGACTCCCAACCCCGCGCCGCCGCCAACTTCAGGATCGGGAGGATGTAGTGCGAGCGGAGACTACTCTCCAATCCATGCAGCAGGAGGAAGGTCGGGGCGTCGGGTGAGGACGCGTCCATCCGCTGGATATCGAGAAAGTCGTCGTCCGGGGTGATCCAGCGCTCACGCCGAAGAGGCAGTGCTGGAAGGCGCCGGGCCAACCGACCCCAGATCGTCTGGAGGTGCGGATTGACCAGCCACGGGGCAGGACGGTACGGGCGATGGCGCGCGGGGGGGTGCATAGGGTGATTACAATGACAGCTCGCGAGGGATTCGGGAACCACCCGGCGCCGAGTTTTCAGCGCGAAAGCGCAGCTTTCCTTATGGAAGTCCAGATCTTCGGAACGAAGAAAAGCGCAGAAACCCGGAAGGCCCTTCGCTTCTTCAGTGAGCGACGGGTGAAAACGCATTTCGTCGACCTGAACGAGCGGGCCGCCGCTCTGGGTGAGTTGCGCCGGTTCGCCCAGAAGTTCGGGGTCGCTGCCCTGATCGAT comes from Gemmatimonadota bacterium and encodes:
- a CDS encoding alpha/beta fold hydrolase codes for the protein MHPPARHRPYRPAPWLVNPHLQTIWGRLARRLPALPLRRERWITPDDDFLDIQRMDASSPDAPTFLLLHGLESSLRSHYILPILKLAAARGWESNLLYFRGCSGEPNRQARSYHSGETTDVAMVVERLKNERPDAPLIVAGVSLGGNVLLKYLGEQGEALEGVITAATAISVPFDLARSCQHLDTHASFYTNWFLKTLRPKALAKVAQFPGLADPEAIRRSNSMWSFDDAYTSVVHGFADAADYYRQSSAINFLGGVRVPTLLLSSHDDPFHPPDLLYDVEGIARRNSALVTEFVDVGGHVGFVEGAVPWRTSSYCERRAIEFGVSQLNNDLSMVLETR